The proteins below are encoded in one region of Anguilla anguilla isolate fAngAng1 chromosome 3, fAngAng1.pri, whole genome shotgun sequence:
- the LOC118222477 gene encoding uncharacterized protein C2orf80-like isoform X2: protein MERRRLKRDLQALLADYIGQRLREKSFDAQGKASTMLDDLAHYDLAITVALWWLDRGEGHDAVESDLIAVTSPGDGQYPNHLEREAMILSTFAGMVLNSLPVEEVLSLYSCKPSASHAQQRTKNSIVHPFTLSYHPFAMLNAYKAVAHSKRHSQWLQRWRSGQ, encoded by the exons ATGGAAAGGAGACGCCTGAAGAGAGATCTCCAGGCCCTGCT GGCCGATTACATTGGACAGAGACTCAGAGAAAAAAGCTTTGATGCCCAAGGAAAGGCTTCAACCATGCTGGATGACTTG GCGCACTATGACCTGGCCATTACTGTGGCCCTATGGTGGCTGGACAGAGGCGAGGGCCATGATGCCGTCGAGAGTGACCTCAT AGCGGTCACCAGTCCTGGGGACGGCCAGTACCCCAACCATCTGGAGCGAGAAGCCATGATCCTGTCCACCTTTGCTGGGATGGTCCTG AACAGCCTCCCTGTGGAAGAGGTCCTGTCCCTGTACAGCTGCAAGCCCTCTGCCTCTCACGCACAGCAACGCACCAAG AACTCCATCGTTCACCCTTTCACCTTGTCTTACCACCCATTCGCCATGCTGAATGCCTACAAGGCTGTGGCACATTCCAAGAGGCACT
- the LOC118222477 gene encoding uncharacterized protein C2orf80-like isoform X3 — MERRRLKRDLQALLADYIGQRLREKSFDAQGKASTMLDDLAHYDLAITVALWWLDRGEGHDAVESDLIAVTSPGDGQYPNHLEREAMILSTFAGMVLNSLPVEEVLSLYSCKPSASHAQQRTKNSIVHPFTLSYHPFAMLNAYKAVAHSKRHCKHY, encoded by the exons ATGGAAAGGAGACGCCTGAAGAGAGATCTCCAGGCCCTGCT GGCCGATTACATTGGACAGAGACTCAGAGAAAAAAGCTTTGATGCCCAAGGAAAGGCTTCAACCATGCTGGATGACTTG GCGCACTATGACCTGGCCATTACTGTGGCCCTATGGTGGCTGGACAGAGGCGAGGGCCATGATGCCGTCGAGAGTGACCTCAT AGCGGTCACCAGTCCTGGGGACGGCCAGTACCCCAACCATCTGGAGCGAGAAGCCATGATCCTGTCCACCTTTGCTGGGATGGTCCTG AACAGCCTCCCTGTGGAAGAGGTCCTGTCCCTGTACAGCTGCAAGCCCTCTGCCTCTCACGCACAGCAACGCACCAAG AACTCCATCGTTCACCCTTTCACCTTGTCTTACCACCCATTCGCCATGCTGAATGCCTACAAGGCTGTGGCACATTCCAAGAGGCACTGTAAGCATTACTGA